One Erythrobacter sp. SDW2 genomic region harbors:
- a CDS encoding phasin family protein → MADNATSKIDAAAEKAFAEAAAKNVSAAKVEKAVEADPKPPVKTDAVAKAVATPAKKAPAKKVAAKKPAAKKAATKPAAKKAPAKKVAAKTAPKKAVAASKAAPVTSTVSKIKDTIMATDTTKITEAAKTFAADAQTRLKGAYTKGSELAGEVVEFNKANLEAVVASGKVLAAGMQTMAREGFEESKKAAEVVTADVKALTAVKSPTELVKLQGELARRNFDAAVAFGSKSTEAWLKLANEAFAPISTRYSEAAEKFSKAA, encoded by the coding sequence ATGGCCGATAACGCCACCAGCAAGATCGATGCCGCTGCCGAGAAGGCCTTTGCCGAAGCAGCTGCCAAGAATGTCAGCGCCGCGAAGGTCGAGAAGGCTGTCGAGGCAGATCCCAAGCCTCCGGTGAAGACCGACGCTGTTGCCAAGGCCGTCGCCACCCCGGCGAAGAAGGCTCCGGCCAAGAAAGTTGCTGCCAAGAAGCCGGCAGCGAAGAAAGCTGCGACCAAGCCTGCCGCCAAGAAGGCGCCGGCAAAGAAAGTCGCTGCCAAGACCGCTCCAAAGAAGGCTGTCGCCGCCAGTAAGGCTGCGCCGGTCACCTCCACCGTTTCCAAGATCAAGGACACCATCATGGCTACCGACACCACCAAGATCACTGAAGCTGCCAAGACCTTTGCTGCCGACGCGCAGACCCGCCTCAAGGGCGCCTACACCAAGGGCTCCGAGCTGGCCGGCGAAGTCGTCGAATTCAACAAGGCGAACCTCGAAGCCGTCGTCGCTTCGGGCAAGGTCCTGGCCGCCGGCATGCAGACCATGGCCCGCGAAGGCTTCGAAGAGAGCAAGAAGGCTGCTGAAGTCGTGACCGCCGACGTCAAGGCGCTGACCGCCGTCAAGTCGCCGACCGAGCTGGTCAAGCTGCAGGGCGAACTGGCCCGCCGCAACTTCGACGCTGCCGTCGCTTTCGGCTCGAAGAGCACCGAAGCCTGGCTGAAGCTCGCCAATGAAGCTTTCGCCCCGATCTCGACCCGCTACAGCGAAGCCGCCGAGAAGTTCTCGAAGGCCGCCTAA
- a CDS encoding JAB domain-containing protein: MQAPVVAESAFAGVIADKLQGMPSSLADPLFLNYLHSRFDTAAEERLHIVYCDSEQRYLHDETLIIGSEHQLVLKARPLVLRALTIGAGGLIMAHNHLSGKCHPSPQDIRATRRLQELGEALELTLIDHLIFTRTRFFSMAAAGMLA, from the coding sequence ATGCAGGCACCCGTCGTGGCCGAGAGCGCCTTTGCCGGCGTCATCGCCGACAAGCTGCAGGGCATGCCCTCGTCGCTGGCCGACCCGCTGTTCCTGAACTACCTGCATAGCCGGTTCGATACCGCAGCAGAAGAGCGCCTGCACATCGTCTATTGCGATAGCGAGCAGCGCTACCTGCATGACGAAACGCTGATCATCGGCAGCGAGCACCAGCTGGTGCTCAAGGCGCGACCGCTGGTTCTTCGCGCCCTGACCATCGGTGCAGGGGGCCTGATCATGGCGCACAATCACCTGTCCGGCAAATGCCATCCCAGCCCGCAGGATATCCGGGCGACCCGCCGGCTGCAGGAACTGGGCGAGGCTCTGGAGCTGACGCTGATCGACCACCTTATCTTCACCCGCACCCGCTTCTTCAGCATGGCTGCCGCGGGAATGCTCGCCTGA
- a CDS encoding GNAT family N-acetyltransferase, which yields MSDFTLRLALPGDAEAFHRVEDDAAGLLREEPSLSGVPIPPTASVADHAKVIAKGRSLTALVGDEVVGFAAAAPVGRELHLHELSVARAHQGRKIGATLLEALAVDARNSGYRAITLNTFRDIAWNAPFYARHGFVEVENFEGRPHLAESLASATAVGLPAERRCAMIRFLE from the coding sequence ATGAGCGACTTCACGCTGCGGCTGGCGCTGCCGGGCGATGCCGAGGCGTTCCACCGGGTCGAGGATGATGCCGCCGGCCTGCTGCGCGAAGAGCCCTCGCTTTCCGGTGTGCCGATCCCGCCAACCGCATCGGTGGCGGATCACGCCAAGGTGATCGCCAAGGGACGTTCGCTGACCGCATTGGTGGGCGACGAAGTGGTCGGTTTTGCTGCCGCCGCCCCGGTGGGGCGGGAACTGCACTTGCACGAGCTGAGCGTCGCCCGGGCACACCAGGGCCGCAAGATCGGTGCGACCCTGCTCGAGGCGCTTGCCGTCGATGCCCGCAATTCGGGCTACCGGGCGATCACGCTCAACACCTTTCGCGACATTGCGTGGAACGCGCCCTTCTATGCCCGTCATGGCTTCGTCGAGGTCGAGAATTTCGAGGGCCGGCCGCATCTGGCGGAGTCGCTGGCCAGCGCCACCGCAGTCGGCCTCCCGGCGGAGCGGCGTTGCGCGATGATCCGGTTTCTGGAGTAG
- a CDS encoding LptF/LptG family permease, with protein sequence MMSVFVLAASLLLLDKMLRLFDFVAVEGGPIGVVFKMLGALIPEYASLAIPLGLLLGILFAFRKLATTSELDVLRAVGMSYGRLLRVPYVITAILIAVNVALVFYIQPVSRYTYEQLEYELRSGALGASIKVGEFTGLADRMALRIEESEDNGRQLKGIFARVANSKGQVLSISARQGQFLSTSDSPDTIVLRLTDGTIIQDSGEETPRVLSFTRHDLPIDLPKIDEFRQRGDAEREYILPELLSIGWDSGETPIKRDASQASFHFRLVEVVMMLLMPLLAVALAVPPKRSSSALGVFISIVMVVAYHKVNQYAEDIAALGRVDPIPALWGPFVVFAALILWMYWTLAHKPGGQPIGALENVFAKLSKRIGKLFRRRRHRADDFASPAAPEPAE encoded by the coding sequence ATGATGTCGGTGTTCGTGCTGGCGGCCTCGCTGCTGCTGCTCGACAAGATGCTGCGGCTGTTCGATTTCGTCGCGGTCGAAGGCGGCCCGATCGGCGTCGTGTTCAAGATGCTCGGCGCGCTGATCCCCGAATATGCCAGCCTCGCCATCCCGCTCGGCCTGCTGCTCGGCATCCTGTTCGCTTTCCGCAAGCTGGCAACGACCAGCGAGCTCGACGTGCTGCGCGCCGTCGGCATGAGCTATGGCCGGCTCCTGCGGGTACCCTATGTCATCACCGCCATCCTGATCGCGGTCAACGTGGCGCTGGTGTTCTATATCCAGCCGGTCAGCCGCTACACCTACGAGCAACTCGAATACGAGTTGCGCTCGGGCGCCTTGGGCGCGTCTATCAAGGTCGGCGAGTTCACCGGCCTCGCCGACCGCATGGCGCTGCGGATCGAGGAAAGCGAAGACAACGGCCGCCAGCTCAAGGGAATCTTCGCCCGCGTCGCCAACAGCAAGGGGCAAGTGCTGTCGATCAGTGCCCGGCAAGGCCAGTTCCTCTCCACCAGCGACAGCCCCGACACGATTGTCCTGCGGCTGACCGACGGCACCATCATCCAGGACAGCGGTGAAGAGACGCCGCGCGTGCTCAGTTTCACCCGCCACGATTTGCCGATCGACCTCCCCAAGATCGACGAATTTCGCCAGCGCGGCGATGCCGAGCGGGAATACATCCTGCCCGAACTGCTCAGTATCGGCTGGGACAGCGGCGAAACCCCGATCAAGCGCGACGCCAGCCAGGCCAGCTTCCATTTCCGGCTGGTCGAGGTCGTCATGATGCTGCTGATGCCGCTGCTTGCGGTGGCACTGGCGGTTCCGCCCAAACGATCGAGCAGCGCGCTCGGCGTGTTCATCTCCATCGTGATGGTGGTCGCCTATCACAAGGTGAACCAGTACGCGGAAGATATCGCTGCTCTGGGGCGGGTCGATCCGATCCCCGCGCTGTGGGGGCCATTCGTGGTCTTCGCCGCCCTCATCCTGTGGATGTACTGGACGCTGGCGCACAAACCAGGCGGACAGCCGATCGGCGCGCTCGAGAACGTCTTCGCCAAGCTGTCCAAGCGGATCGGCAAGCTGTTCCGCCGCCGTCGCCACCGGGCCGACGATTTCGCCTCGCCCGCCGCGCCAGAACCAGCCGAGTAG
- the clpS gene encoding ATP-dependent Clp protease adapter ClpS, with amino-acid sequence MTEHPALPLDLVSAAIRMAGADDAQGGDGDGDSQVGIATKTRAKPKKPSQYKVLMLNDDYTPMEFVVMVLKRFFRMDLDQATRVMLHVHQKGVGVCGIFPYEVAETKVNQVMDFARQNQHPLQCTLEKA; translated from the coding sequence ATGACCGAACACCCCGCCCTGCCCCTGGACCTTGTCTCCGCCGCCATCCGCATGGCCGGCGCGGACGACGCACAGGGCGGCGACGGTGACGGCGACAGCCAGGTCGGCATCGCCACCAAGACCCGGGCCAAACCCAAGAAGCCGAGCCAGTACAAGGTGCTGATGCTCAATGACGACTACACCCCGATGGAATTCGTGGTGATGGTGCTCAAGCGTTTCTTCCGCATGGATCTCGACCAGGCCACGCGGGTCATGCTGCATGTCCACCAGAAGGGCGTCGGCGTCTGCGGGATCTTCCCTTACGAAGTGGCCGAAACCAAGGTGAACCAGGTGATGGACTTCGCCCGCCAGAACCAGCACCCGCTGCAGTGCACGCTCGAGAAGGCCTGA
- a CDS encoding crotonase/enoyl-CoA hydratase family protein yields the protein MDFQTNDRVSITLEDDGVAQVRFIRADKMNALDAAMFETMIAAGDALQAQPGVRAVVLSGEGRAFCAGLDLSNFGNANSGNSPAGGTLADRTHGDSNRAQQVATQWRKLKVPVIAAIHGVCFGGGLQIASGADIRVVHPATRMAIMEMKWGLVPDMGGYPLWRGLVRDDVLRELIYTNREFTGQEAQALGLATHVSDDPLGKAIDLARVIADRNPHAMQAAKRITNMMYDASGAELLMAESVEQDAVIRKPNQIEAVIAGMQKRKASYADV from the coding sequence ATGGACTTCCAGACCAACGATCGCGTCTCGATCACGCTCGAGGATGACGGTGTCGCGCAGGTGCGCTTCATCCGCGCCGACAAGATGAACGCGCTCGACGCTGCGATGTTCGAAACCATGATCGCGGCGGGCGACGCCTTGCAGGCCCAGCCCGGCGTGCGCGCGGTGGTGCTTTCGGGCGAGGGGCGGGCGTTCTGCGCCGGGCTCGACCTGTCGAACTTCGGCAATGCCAATTCGGGCAACAGCCCCGCCGGCGGCACGCTGGCGGACCGTACGCATGGCGATTCCAACCGCGCGCAGCAGGTCGCGACCCAGTGGCGCAAGCTCAAGGTGCCGGTGATCGCCGCCATCCACGGCGTGTGCTTCGGCGGCGGGCTGCAGATCGCCAGCGGGGCCGACATCCGCGTGGTCCACCCCGCCACTCGCATGGCCATCATGGAGATGAAATGGGGGCTGGTGCCGGACATGGGCGGCTATCCGCTGTGGCGCGGGCTGGTGCGCGACGATGTGCTGCGCGAGCTGATCTACACCAATCGCGAATTTACGGGCCAGGAAGCCCAAGCCCTGGGCCTTGCGACGCACGTCAGCGACGATCCGCTCGGCAAGGCGATCGATCTCGCGCGCGTGATCGCCGACCGGAATCCCCACGCCATGCAGGCGGCAAAGCGCATCACGAACATGATGTATGATGCCAGCGGCGCCGAGTTGCTGATGGCCGAAAGCGTCGAGCAGGACGCCGTCATCCGCAAGC
- a CDS encoding fatty acid desaturase codes for MSIEQTLDPAQPALKAAAGSWHAQLPDDKDMLRAARDLTKDLGEAKGAIYWPDMIASAVVGYAGVAGAILASGMALKLAFGLIGALAFYRALMFIHELTHIHRDALPGFRLGWNLLVGIPLLVPSFMYENVHTLHHKRTQYGTIEDPEYLPLALMKPWSLPVFVLVALLAPVGLIIRFAVLVPLGFIVPPIRKLVWERASALSINPDFRRRPPEGDFRGRVMWQEVGGMLWSWALISSIFAFGWAPLLTAGAVLSLTAVLNQLRTLVAHLWENDGEAMTVTAQFLDSVNVPPPGIAAEIWAPVGLRYHALHHLMPSMPYHDLPEAHRRLRRELGRGSAYEGANHPGMLHLVSRIARSTMTAR; via the coding sequence ATGAGCATCGAACAGACTCTCGACCCTGCGCAACCCGCGCTCAAGGCTGCAGCCGGCAGCTGGCACGCCCAGCTGCCCGACGACAAGGACATGCTGCGTGCCGCCCGCGACCTGACCAAGGACCTGGGAGAAGCGAAGGGTGCAATCTACTGGCCCGACATGATTGCCTCTGCCGTCGTCGGATATGCCGGCGTTGCCGGTGCGATCCTGGCCAGCGGTATGGCGCTGAAGCTGGCCTTTGGCCTGATCGGTGCGCTGGCGTTCTATCGTGCGCTGATGTTCATCCATGAACTGACCCATATCCACCGCGACGCACTGCCCGGCTTCCGGCTGGGCTGGAACCTGCTGGTCGGCATCCCGCTGCTGGTGCCGTCCTTCATGTACGAGAACGTCCACACGCTGCACCACAAGCGCACCCAGTACGGCACGATCGAGGACCCCGAGTACCTGCCGCTGGCGCTGATGAAGCCATGGAGTCTGCCGGTGTTCGTGCTGGTGGCGCTGCTGGCACCGGTCGGCCTCATCATCCGCTTCGCCGTGCTCGTGCCGCTCGGTTTCATTGTGCCGCCGATCCGCAAGCTGGTGTGGGAGCGCGCCAGCGCCTTGTCGATCAACCCCGACTTCCGCCGCCGCCCGCCCGAAGGGGATTTCCGCGGCCGGGTAATGTGGCAGGAAGTCGGCGGCATGTTGTGGTCATGGGCGCTGATTAGCAGCATCTTCGCTTTCGGCTGGGCGCCGCTGCTCACCGCTGGAGCGGTCCTTTCGCTTACCGCCGTGCTCAACCAACTGCGTACGCTGGTGGCGCATCTGTGGGAGAACGATGGCGAAGCCATGACCGTCACCGCACAGTTCCTCGACAGCGTCAACGTGCCGCCGCCCGGCATTGCGGCCGAGATCTGGGCACCGGTGGGCCTGCGTTACCATGCGCTGCATCACCTGATGCCCTCGATGCCCTATCACGACCTGCCCGAGGCGCATCGCCGCCTGCGTCGGGAGCTCGGGCGGGGTTCGGCCTACGAAGGGGCGAACCATCCCGGCATGCTGCATCTGGTGAGCCGGATCGCCCGCAGCACCATGACCGCGCGCTAG
- a CDS encoding alpha/beta hydrolase, whose translation MSETNDPTGAFSKLFDLQDEAARSIFGQMMPGAMPTGLPSLASLGEAGEWAKNASTMQAMWLSFQAEQAAKLSKELPDPTRWMAYLDSFHKRMPMVDLSAQKAFWGEALQMWQGVLGQFGGRFGDNSEARPELPRKDKRFRDERWSSNPVFALIHQSYLLMAEQLEGMVDQIDGVDKDKREQLRFAVKAVIDALSPANFAATNPVVLERTLETRGENLVKGMQHMLDDMRRGQLTHTDPDAFKLGENIAVTPGKVVHETPLYQLIQYSPSTDKVIETPLVIFPPWINRFYILDLNPKKSFIRWAVEQGLTVFVASWKSADASMKDVVWDDYIRAQMDAIDHIRARLDVLSVHTIGYCVAGTTLAATLAILARRGEQDKAKSATFFTAQVDFSKAGELLHFIDDKQFAAIEALSGGGYLDGRYMAATFNLLRGTDLIWNYVVNNYLLGEDYPAFDLLHWNGDVTNLPAKWHKAYLEQLYRDNLLVQPDALSADGTPINLSLVSVPTYVQAGKEDHIAPAESVWKIRDHFTGPIRFVLAGSGHIAGVVNPPDSGKYQYWINEDSNVESLEQFREGAVEHPGSWWPDWIEWIRAQGGKTVKADGKRKPGESKGDMVIEDAPGRYVMSR comes from the coding sequence ATGAGCGAAACGAATGATCCCACCGGTGCCTTCTCGAAACTGTTCGACCTGCAGGACGAGGCTGCCCGCTCGATCTTCGGGCAAATGATGCCCGGTGCCATGCCGACCGGCCTGCCAAGCCTCGCCAGCCTCGGCGAGGCCGGCGAATGGGCCAAGAACGCCAGCACCATGCAGGCGATGTGGCTCTCGTTCCAGGCCGAGCAGGCCGCCAAGCTCAGCAAGGAACTGCCTGACCCGACGCGCTGGATGGCCTATCTCGACAGCTTCCACAAGCGGATGCCGATGGTCGATCTGTCGGCGCAGAAGGCGTTCTGGGGAGAAGCCCTGCAGATGTGGCAGGGCGTGCTGGGCCAGTTCGGCGGGCGGTTCGGTGACAATTCCGAGGCCAGGCCCGAGCTCCCCCGCAAGGACAAGCGCTTCCGCGACGAGCGCTGGAGCAGCAACCCGGTCTTCGCCCTGATCCACCAGTCCTACCTGCTGATGGCCGAGCAGCTGGAGGGCATGGTCGACCAGATCGACGGAGTGGACAAGGACAAGCGCGAACAGCTGCGCTTTGCGGTCAAGGCGGTGATCGATGCGCTGAGCCCGGCCAATTTCGCCGCCACCAACCCGGTGGTGCTGGAACGCACGCTGGAAACCAGGGGCGAGAACCTGGTCAAGGGCATGCAGCACATGCTCGACGACATGCGCCGCGGCCAGCTGACCCATACCGACCCCGACGCCTTCAAGCTGGGCGAGAATATCGCGGTGACACCGGGCAAGGTCGTGCACGAAACCCCGCTCTACCAGCTGATCCAGTATTCGCCTTCCACCGACAAGGTGATCGAGACACCGCTGGTGATTTTCCCGCCGTGGATCAACCGGTTCTACATTCTCGACCTCAACCCGAAGAAGAGCTTCATCCGCTGGGCCGTCGAGCAGGGGCTGACCGTCTTCGTAGCCAGCTGGAAGTCGGCCGATGCCTCGATGAAGGACGTGGTGTGGGACGACTACATCCGCGCCCAGATGGATGCGATCGATCATATCCGCGCGCGGCTCGACGTGCTGAGCGTCCACACCATCGGTTATTGCGTGGCCGGCACCACCCTCGCCGCGACACTGGCGATTCTGGCCCGGCGCGGCGAGCAGGACAAGGCGAAGAGCGCGACCTTCTTCACCGCGCAGGTCGATTTCTCCAAGGCCGGCGAGCTGCTGCACTTCATCGACGACAAGCAGTTCGCCGCGATCGAGGCGCTGTCGGGCGGAGGCTATCTCGACGGGCGCTACATGGCGGCAACCTTCAACCTGCTGCGCGGGACGGATCTGATCTGGAACTACGTCGTCAACAACTACCTGCTGGGCGAGGACTATCCGGCGTTCGACCTGCTGCACTGGAACGGCGACGTCACCAACCTGCCGGCCAAGTGGCACAAGGCCTATCTTGAGCAGCTCTATCGCGACAATCTGCTGGTCCAGCCGGACGCGCTGAGCGCCGACGGGACGCCGATCAACCTGTCGCTGGTCTCGGTCCCGACCTATGTCCAAGCCGGCAAGGAAGACCACATCGCGCCCGCCGAGAGCGTATGGAAGATCCGCGACCACTTCACCGGACCCATCCGTTTCGTGCTGGCAGGCTCCGGCCATATCGCCGGGGTGGTCAACCCGCCCGACAGCGGCAAGTACCAGTACTGGATCAACGAGGACTCCAACGTCGAATCGCTCGAGCAATTCCGCGAAGGTGCGGTCGAGCATCCCGGCAGCTGGTGGCCCGACTGGATCGAATGGATCCGCGCCCAGGGCGGCAAGACCGTCAAGGCTGATGGCAAGCGCAAGCCGGGTGAAAGCAAGGGCGATATGGTGATCGAGGACGCGCCCGGGCGCTATGTCATGAGCCGCTGA
- the lptG gene encoding LPS export ABC transporter permease LptG, whose translation MHLDFFPSRTLTLYLAKMFIVRILAVLVMLVLVLMMLDLLSTSGDILKVPGNGQGELWTYATLRIPQLIQRFLPYSVLLATIIALITLNQNSEVIAMKAAGLSAHQVLAPLLLTALLVSVSSFVFNERVVTRATATLKAWEATEYGALPQEAKVKANVYLTDGTNILTARTVTGRGNAIRLGDVTWYRRGPGGSIEQQIRAPRASFVNPGWRLEEAEQFDVTTAATKQVETIVVGKALSPAQIELETIDPDAEPFWNLGGAIDAYEATGRRTSELRAKWWHKLAGPLSAFLMPLLGAVAAFGLARSGQLFVRAVIGMALGFAYFVVDNAALAMGSFGGYPPLLAAWAPFFLFLLVGETVLIRTEE comes from the coding sequence ATGCATCTCGACTTCTTTCCGTCGCGCACGCTGACGCTGTACCTCGCCAAGATGTTCATCGTCCGCATTCTGGCGGTGCTGGTGATGCTGGTGCTGGTACTGATGATGCTCGACCTGCTGTCGACCAGCGGCGACATTCTGAAGGTACCCGGCAACGGCCAGGGCGAGCTGTGGACCTATGCCACCCTGCGCATCCCGCAGCTGATCCAGCGATTCCTGCCCTATTCGGTGCTGCTGGCGACGATTATTGCGCTGATCACCCTGAACCAGAACAGCGAAGTCATCGCCATGAAGGCGGCCGGGCTTTCGGCCCATCAGGTCCTTGCCCCGCTGCTGCTGACGGCGCTGCTCGTTTCGGTGAGCAGCTTCGTCTTCAACGAGCGGGTCGTGACCCGTGCGACCGCGACGCTCAAGGCGTGGGAGGCGACCGAATACGGGGCCTTGCCGCAGGAGGCCAAGGTCAAGGCCAATGTCTATCTGACCGACGGGACCAATATCCTCACCGCCAGGACCGTGACCGGCAGGGGCAATGCCATCAGGCTGGGCGATGTGACCTGGTACCGGCGCGGCCCCGGTGGCAGCATCGAGCAGCAGATCCGTGCCCCGCGCGCCAGTTTCGTCAATCCCGGCTGGCGGCTCGAAGAGGCCGAGCAGTTCGATGTCACGACGGCCGCGACAAAGCAGGTCGAAACCATCGTGGTCGGCAAGGCGCTGAGCCCGGCCCAGATCGAGCTGGAAACGATCGACCCCGATGCGGAGCCGTTCTGGAACCTCGGCGGTGCCATCGATGCCTATGAGGCGACCGGCCGCCGGACCAGCGAATTGCGCGCCAAGTGGTGGCACAAGCTGGCGGGGCCACTGAGCGCTTTCCTGATGCCCTTGCTCGGAGCGGTCGCGGCGTTCGGCCTTGCCCGCTCGGGCCAGCTGTTCGTCCGCGCGGTGATCGGCATGGCGCTGGGCTTCGCCTATTTCGTGGTCGACAATGCCGCGCTCGCCATGGGCAGCTTCGGTGGCTACCCGCCGTTGCTCGCCGCCTGGGCGCCGTTTTTCCTGTTCCTGCTGGTGGGCGAAACGGTGTTGATCCGGACCGAGGAATGA
- a CDS encoding LL-diaminopimelate aminotransferase translates to MNTDFYRIKRLPPYVIAEVNSMRHAARSAGEDIIDLGMGNPDRPPPQHVIDKLCEVAAKPDAHGYSQSKGIPGLRKAQANYYARRFGVELDPEREVVVTMGSKEGLASLATAITAPGDVVLAPNPSYPIHTFGFIIAGATIRSVPTTPDENYWRSLDKAMAFTVPRPSVLVVNYPSNPTAETVDLAFYERLVAWAQENQVWILSDLAYSELWFDGKPTPSIMQVKGAKDVAVEFTSMSKTYSMAGWRMGFAVGNQQLIAAMTRVKSYLDYGAFTPIQAAACAALNGPQDVVEENRLIYHKRRDVMVESFARAGWDIPPPPASMFAWAPLPPALAHMGSLEFSKELLTHAKVAVAPGVGYGEEGEGFVRIAMVENEQRLRQAARNIKRYLANKGVNAGAV, encoded by the coding sequence ATGAATACCGACTTCTACCGCATCAAGCGCTTGCCACCCTATGTCATCGCAGAAGTCAATTCGATGCGGCATGCGGCGCGATCGGCGGGTGAGGACATCATCGATCTCGGCATGGGCAATCCCGACCGTCCGCCGCCGCAGCATGTGATCGACAAGCTGTGCGAAGTCGCGGCCAAGCCCGATGCACATGGCTATTCGCAGTCCAAGGGCATTCCCGGGCTGCGCAAGGCACAGGCCAATTACTATGCCCGCCGCTTCGGGGTGGAGCTCGATCCGGAGCGCGAAGTGGTCGTCACCATGGGCTCGAAGGAAGGACTCGCCAGCCTCGCCACCGCGATCACCGCGCCTGGCGACGTGGTGCTGGCCCCGAACCCGAGCTATCCGATCCACACCTTCGGCTTCATTATTGCCGGAGCGACGATCCGCAGCGTGCCGACCACGCCTGACGAGAATTACTGGCGCAGCCTCGACAAGGCGATGGCCTTCACCGTCCCGCGGCCCAGCGTGCTGGTGGTCAACTATCCCTCCAACCCGACGGCCGAGACGGTCGATCTGGCATTCTACGAACGGCTGGTCGCCTGGGCGCAGGAGAACCAGGTCTGGATCCTTTCCGACCTCGCCTATTCCGAGCTGTGGTTCGACGGCAAGCCGACCCCCTCGATCATGCAGGTAAAGGGCGCGAAGGACGTAGCGGTGGAGTTTACCTCCATGTCGAAAACCTACAGCATGGCCGGCTGGCGGATGGGCTTTGCCGTTGGCAATCAGCAGCTGATCGCCGCCATGACGCGGGTGAAAAGCTATCTCGACTACGGCGCCTTCACCCCGATCCAGGCTGCGGCTTGCGCGGCGCTCAACGGGCCGCAGGACGTGGTCGAGGAGAACCGGCTGATCTACCACAAGCGGCGCGATGTGATGGTCGAATCCTTCGCCCGGGCCGGGTGGGATATCCCGCCGCCCCCGGCCAGCATGTTCGCCTGGGCCCCGCTACCGCCGGCGCTGGCACATATGGGCAGCCTGGAGTTCTCCAAAGAACTGCTGACCCACGCCAAAGTCGCCGTGGCGCCCGGCGTTGGCTATGGCGAAGAGGGTGAAGGTTTCGTCCGAATTGCCATGGTCGAGAATGAGCAGCGGTTGCGCCAGGCGGCGCGCAACATTAAGCGCTATCTCGCCAACAAGGGCGTCAACGCCGGCGCCGTCTGA
- a CDS encoding N-acetyltransferase: MSTSQIDIHPVTDKAGRKAFVRLGRAFAAREPHAVPQLFSEMMELIDPDTNPFFGHATAQLFIAYRDGQPVGRISAHIDHLALEIPPEQGMGPGTGMFGYFDAEDAAVAAALLAHAEQWNRDQGMTRVLGPISMSIWEEPGLLVRGQDHSPMIMMGHHPVHYKGWIEAAGFTKVKALQTYDLDVTHGFPPLIQRIVQSGERNPRINIRPVDLDQFEREIEIVLRILNDAWSKNWGFIPFTPEEVAYAGKKLRQIIHPEINRIAELDGKPVAFMLTFPDINGVLKKVDGKLLPFGWFHLLRWLRKPVNAGMRVPLMGVVKELQNSRLASQLAFMMIEDIRRVAISAYNTQRAEIGWILDDNQGMVAIADAIGSKVNREYWIFEKAL; the protein is encoded by the coding sequence GTGAGCACCAGCCAGATAGATATTCACCCCGTCACCGACAAGGCCGGGCGCAAGGCCTTCGTCAGACTGGGCCGGGCCTTTGCCGCGCGCGAGCCGCATGCCGTGCCGCAGCTGTTCTCCGAGATGATGGAGTTGATCGACCCGGACACCAACCCGTTTTTCGGCCATGCCACGGCGCAGCTCTTCATTGCTTATCGCGACGGGCAGCCGGTCGGGCGCATTTCGGCCCATATCGACCATCTCGCCCTCGAAATCCCGCCGGAACAGGGGATGGGTCCGGGCACCGGCATGTTCGGCTATTTCGATGCCGAGGATGCCGCCGTCGCGGCCGCCCTGCTGGCCCACGCCGAGCAATGGAACCGGGACCAGGGCATGACCAGGGTGCTTGGTCCGATCTCGATGTCGATCTGGGAAGAGCCGGGCCTGCTGGTGCGCGGCCAGGACCATTCGCCGATGATCATGATGGGGCACCACCCGGTCCACTACAAGGGATGGATCGAGGCCGCCGGTTTCACCAAGGTCAAGGCGCTGCAGACCTATGACCTGGACGTCACCCACGGCTTCCCGCCGCTGATCCAGCGTATAGTCCAGTCGGGCGAGCGCAATCCGCGGATCAATATCCGCCCGGTCGATCTCGACCAGTTCGAGCGCGAGATCGAAATCGTGCTCCGGATCCTCAACGATGCCTGGTCGAAAAACTGGGGCTTCATCCCTTTCACGCCGGAAGAAGTCGCCTATGCCGGCAAGAAGTTGAGGCAGATCATCCACCCGGAAATCAATCGCATCGCCGAGCTGGACGGCAAGCCGGTCGCCTTCATGCTGACCTTCCCGGACATCAACGGCGTGCTGAAGAAAGTGGACGGCAAGCTGCTGCCATTCGGCTGGTTCCACCTCCTGCGCTGGCTGCGCAAGCCGGTCAACGCGGGCATGCGGGTGCCGCTGATGGGAGTGGTCAAGGAGCTGCAGAATTCGCGGCTCGCCAGCCAGCTCGCCTTCATGATGATCGAGGACATCCGCCGCGTGGCTATCAGCGCATATAATACACAGCGGGCCGAGATCGGCTGGATTCTCGACGACAACCAGGGGATGGTCGCCATCGCCGACGCCATTGGCAGCAAGGTCAACCGCGAGTACTGGATTTTCGAAAAGGCACTTTGA